Part of the Polaribacter sp. Hel1_33_78 genome is shown below.
GAAATACCAAGTTACAAACTTGCTGAAGATGAAAATTTTATAGCTTTTTTAGACATCAATCCGAATGCAAAGGGACATACTTTGGTCGTTCCTAAAATAGAAGAAAATAAAATTTTTGATTTATCAAAAGAGGAATACAACGACTTAATGAATTTTTCTTACAGAGTTGCGAAAGCCCTTGAAGAAGCAGTGCCTTGTAAAAGAGTTGGAATGAGTGTTATCGGTTTAGAAGTGCCGCATGTGCATGTGCATTTAATACCAATAAATGCTATGGTGGATATGCAATTTACAGAAAAGGTAAAGTTGACGAGTGATGAATTCGTTTCTTTAGCTGAAAGTATTTCAGGTAAATTTGAGTAATTAGATTTTATCTAACAAAATTTGAAAAGAAGTTCCTTTTCCAAGTTCAGATTTTTTTACGAATATCTTTCCATTATGATAATCTTCTACAATTCTTTTTGAGAGTGATAATCCTAACCCCCAACCTCGTTTTTTTGTTGTAAAACCTGGCTTGAATATTTGTTTAAATAGTTTTTTAGGGATGCCTTTTCCGGTGTCAGAAACTGTAATTTTTACTTTTTTAGGAGTATTTTCAATCGTTAAAATTAATTCTCCTTTTCTTAACATTGCATCAATGGCGTTTTTAATTAAGTTTTCAATGACCCAACCAAATAGTTCTTCATTTACTTTTGTATAAATATTATTATCAGAACTATAAAAAGAAAATGCAATTTGTTTAGAACTTCTAGATTCCAAATAATCAAAAGCTTGTTTTGTAATTTCTACAATATTTTCTTTTTTCAATTCTGGTGTTGAACCAATCTTAGAAAACCGATTTGCAATGGTGTTTAACCGATGAACATCTTTTTCAATTTCATGAATATAAGTTTCATCAACTTTTTCCATTTTTAAAATAGCAATCCATCCTAAAAGAGAAGATAAAGGCGTGCCAATTTGATGCGCCGTTTCTTTAGCCATACCTGTCCAAAGTTTATTGGTTTCAGCAGCTTTATTTGAACTGAAAAACAAATAAATTACGCCTAAAAACAAGATTAAAATTAAAATTAAAGCTAAAGGGTAGTAGGTTAATTTATTTAGTAAATCAGAATTTTTGTAATAGATAAATTGTTTGTTTTTTCCATTATAAATTATTTCTATTGGCTGGTTTTGTACTTTCATTATAGCCAGCTGTTTTTGCAAATACTTTGGGTTTAAAGATTTAATGGAATCTAAGTTATTGGCATAAATTATTTCACCTTTATCATCCACAAGAATTAGAGGAATACTCTTGTTTGTGGTAATAATTTTATCTGGTAATGCAATGTTTGAGTTTAAATTTGCATTCGATAATTCCTTTTGAGCTTCCCCAAGAATTTCCATCCTTATTCTTTCCTCGTATTTAAATTTTTGAAAAATAGTAAAGGTATTCCAAAGAATTAAAGTTACTATTACAAATGATACAAGAATGGTGATTCGTTTAAACAAGAAAGTGTTTGATAAAATTTTCATTAAAACAAATATAAAGGTTTCTTGTATATAACTCATTTCAAGATTTGATAGTATCTTTACGTAATTAAATTTTTGAAAATGTTATCTATCAACCCAAAAGAAATTTCTACTGGCAAATTACATGGTTATTTATTAGGCGCAATTGCACCAAGGCCAATTGCGTTTGCAAGTACTATTGATGCTGATGGGAATCCTAATTTATCACCTTTTAGTTTTTTTAATGTGTTCGGTTCTAATCCACCTGTTTTAATATTTTCACCAGCAAGAAGAGTTAGAGATAATACAACAAAACATACTTTAGAAAATTCTTTAGCCACAAAAGAAGTTGTTATAAATGTCGTAAATTATGATATTGTGCAGCAAATGTCTTTAAGCAGTACAGAATATCCAGAAGGTGTAAATGAGTTTGAAAAAGCAGGATTTACTATGTTGCCTTCTGACGAAATTAAGCCTTTTAGAGTAGCAGAATCTCCTGTGCAATTTGAGTGCAAGGTAAAAGATGTTATTTTTACTGGTAACGAAGGAGGTGCAGGTAATTTAATAGTGTGTGAAGTTGTAAAAATTCATATTTCAGAAGATGTTTTAGCAGATGATGGAAGCATTGATCAACATAAAATTGATTTGGTAGCGAGAGCAGGAGGTAGTTATTATACAAGAGCAAGAGATGGTTTTTTCGAAATTCCGAAACCAATTGCTACTTTAGGAATTGGAGTAGACGCAATTCCATTAGAAATTAGAAACAGTCCAATTTTAACAGGGAATAATTTAGGGATGTTAGGTAATGTAGAGCAACTCCCAGCAGAAGATACTGTTAATAACTTTGGAAAAGAACATTCCCAATTTATTGGGTTGGAAATGGTAAAAAAACATACATTTGCTCAAGAGTATTTAAGTAAAAACGATGTGGAAAGTGCTTGGAAAGTACTTTTATTAAAATAGAAATTATGGAAGTTATTGGTAAAGTAAAAATCATTGGAGACGTTCAGACTTTTGGTGCTAACGGATTTCAAAAGAGAGAATTAGTAGTTACAACGGATGATCAATATCCTCAAATGATAATGATTGAGTTTGTACAGGACAAATGTGATTTGTTAAACAACTATAAAGTTGGGCAAGATGTAAAGGTATCTATTAACTTAAGAGGTAGAGAGTGGATTAATCCGCAAGGAGAAGCTAAATATTTCAACTCTATTCAAGGATGGAGAATAGAGAGTTTATCTCAAGCTGCACCAAGTAATTTGCCTCCAGTAGATCAGTTTCAACCTGCATCTAATGTTTCTAACGAAGAGCCAGATGATTTACCTTTCTAAAACTATTAGAAATTTAAATCTTTAGAGATACAAAAAAAGAGTGCTAATTTTAATTAGCACTCTTTTTTTGTATCTGGATTAAAATAATTAACAAATCCGATAACCTATTTTTTCTTTTCTTCTTTTTTAGGCATTGGCCCTCGCAGATGAATTACCAATCCATTTAAAAAATTACGTAAAATTTGATCTCCACACTCTACATACTTTGGATGTTCTTCATTTCTAAATAAAGCACCTAGTTCTCCTTTACTTACTTTAAAATCTACTAAAGCGCAAATTTCTACAATATCTGTATCGCGCAGTTTATGAGCTACACGTAATTTTTTTAAAATGTCGTTATTCGATAATCCCATAATGCAAAGGTAAGTGAATTAATTTACTACTTTAAAAATTGCCCATGCATAAATTGCAAATCTTACAAATCTAAATAATCCAAAAAATACAACATTTTTAAAAGGGTATTTAATCATACCTGCAGCGATGCAAGCAATAGAAAATGGCAACGGCAATAAAGCTCCAACTAAAATTAAAATACCTCCCCATTTACGCGTGTTTTTTAAATTTTCCCGCATTTTAACTTCTAAATACTCTTTTAAAGATTTTATTTTTAAAGTTGTTTTTCCTAGAAAATAAGATATCAAACCACCACAGTAAGACAGTGTTGCTAAAATTGCTAAATTTAATATTGGTTCATTTGTTTTTTTAGACCAGGCAATAAAAATTTCAGGAGGAATTAATCCTAAAAAGGTTTCAGAAATAAAGAAAGTGATTAAAATAGCAAATCTTGAAAAGGTTTCTGTAAAATGATGCAAACCATCATTGATATTATATAGATATTTATTAAATAGAAAAATAGCTAAAATAACACCAGTAATTGGTAGGATTGCTTTCTTTAAATTTTTCCAAACAAATAGATAAAAGCCAGTTCTTGCATAATAGTGATGCACTAACTTGGCTGTTTCTTTTTTAGTTTTTTTTCTTTTTAGCTTTGGCATTTTTCGGGTTTTAATAAAATTAAAACGGCTTACAAAAATAGTGACAAAATCTTTATAAATTTCAGTTTAATTAATATTAACATTTTTTTTAAGAATTGACTAAATTCGCTAAAATGAATTAGTTAATAATGATGTGGCTCACAGATATAATCGTTTTTCCTGATTATAAATTTACAACTAAAGATGGTATTATAGCTTTAGGTGGCGATTTGTCTGAAGAAAGATTAATTTACGCATACAAAAATGGCATTTTTCCTTGGTTTTCAGAGGGAGATCCCATTGTTTGGTATTGTCCTCATGAAAGAATGGTTTTGTTTCCCAATGAAATAAAAGTGTCAAAATCGATGCAAAAAATCATCCATAAAAATAAGTTTGTAATTACGGAAAACAAAGCTTTTAAGGAAGTGATTTATAATTGTAAAAACATTGATAGGGGTGATGGTTTTGGAACTTGGATTACGGATGATATGGAACAAGCGTACATTAATTTATACAAAAGAGGAATAGCGAAATCTATAGAGATTTGGTTGAATAATGAATTAGTAGGTGGTTTATATGGAGTAGAGGCTCATAATATTTTTTGTGGAGAAAGTATGTTTAGTAAAGTCTCTAATGCCTCAAAATTAGCCTTTATTCATTTGGTTAAAAGTAATAACTACGAACTTATAGATTGCCAAGTTTATAATGCTCATTTAGCCAGTTTAGGGGCTAGAGAAATTGATAGAAAGACATTCTTAAGTATTTTAAAAAGTTAAAAGCTTTAAGTTTTAAAACCGCCAACCAATATTGAAGCCAACTCTAGGAACTAAAACAGGAGAATTAGAACCAAATAAATTCCGTCCGACTCCACCATATAAATCAATTACTAAACCACCACTTGCAACATATTTTGTGCCTACGGCAACACCTAAAGCGCCATCTGTATATTTTTCATCATAATTTCCAGAATCTTCAACAGTTTCCTTTTTTCCTGAATTGATACCCAAAAAACCTTCACCAAAAAAATTCCATTGTTTATCTGTTGTAAAATAATGACGATAAAAAGGAGTAATCATCATATTTTCATTGTATCTAAAATTTGTAGATTGTTTTGCTAAATTAAATAGCGCAGAAATTCCAAAAGAAGATTCATCGGTTAAATAACTTTCATAAGAGAACTCTAAGCTTCTAATTACTAACGCATCAGCAATGTCTAATTTAATTTCTTGCTGAGCGTAACTTAAAGAACCTGTAAATAATGTAAAAAGTAAAACTAATTTTTTCATGGATTTTTATTTTTTATTAGTGTAATTTAAATAGATTAAAACCGATATCCTAAAGAGATTCCACCCCTTGAAATAATATTTGTTTCAAAAATGTTAGTTTTCTCATTAAGAAGGTTTCTTCCAATTCCTAAATACACTTCTGCAACAAAGTTTTTTCTGGTAATAAATTTGCCGCCAACAGAAATACCAAGAGCGAAATCAGTTACATTCGTATTGTTTGAGTTGTAAACGTAAGTTCCGTTTGAATCATAGTAACCATCATTATCTCGATTCTTTCTGGTATTTAACATACCGAAAGCTTCCACAAAAAAACCTCTAGCGGCAAACTTTTCAGAAAAAAACCATCTATAATAAGGTGTTAAAGAAAATTTTTTAGGAAACTCTGAATTTTCATTCATGTTAACAGTTAAAAATAAGTCTACCCCAAAAGAAGAATCATTATTAATTAAGTATTCATAACTAACATTAAAAGAGGAGAGTGCAATTAAGCTAAATGCATTCAACTTTAATTCATGGTGTTTATTATTGTCTTGCGGAAATCTGTCTTTATTCTCTTGAGAAAGAGATATTGTCGACACAAATAATAGAATAAGGAAAGTAATTTTTTTCATTGGAGTCTTCTTTAATGCAACAAAAATAACTAAAAAGTGTACCAAGAATATTAAAAAATAGCTTTTAATTGCACATTCCCTGTATGAATAGTTTTTGAGTTCTCGCTTTTTCTGCCTAAGTAATTTAGGTTTAGGTTTAAATAAGAATTCAACTTTTTGTTAAACAGCAAGCTCCAAGTGAAATTTTTCCCTGCCTGCAAACCTTCTAACATTTGATAGGCAACAGGTGTATTCGTATCTCCAGTAAAATCATTTATAAACATATTTATATTTGCAGAAATCTGATTTTTAGTTTTGCTGATATAATAATAGTCAACACCTATTTTTTGTTGCTGTAAAGTTTCAAAACTCTCTAACCTATTTTTCTTGTTTTTGTAATGATAGAAAACAGAAAAACGATTGTTATCATTATATAAAAAACTAATTTTTGGTTCAACTTCTGCAGCATTAATTTTATAATTTCTACTGATAAAATTGTCTGTTTCTAAGGTATTGTTGGATGTTTTTCCCATTAAATCAATCAGCCAAAAAGTTCTGAATTTATGAGCATAATCTATTTGATGAATTTTGATTTTATTTTCCTGATTTCCAATAAAATATTGTTGTTTAATTTTAGAATCTCCATACGTAAAAGTGATGCTGTTTTTTTGTAAATCTTTATTGAAATAGAAACTGTTTCTAAAGTTTAAATTTAAGCCAATTAAAGAGCTTTTATTAAGGTCAAAAGGATTTAATTGAAACGAATTTCCTGTTCTTTCCTGTTCGTTTTCAACAGATAAAAAACTCTGATTGTAAAAGTGAGAAATTAGTTTTTTATAACCAGTTTTAGAAGACCAATTTCTTGGGTTTAAAGTCAGGTTTTGCTGCCACTTCGCTCTTTGTGTAGAAAGATAACTTAAGTTTGGTTTTGGCACTCTTAAATAGTTTGCTTGGTCTTTAAATTGTGCAATTTCAAATTCGTTAAAATCTTTAACGCCATCATTATTGTAATCAATCCAAGTATAAAACCCAAAGCCCGGTTCTGTTTTTACATAAATATAATCTTGTCGCGCAACGTTGCCGGAAGAAGTTTCGTAGATAGTGCTTAAATTAATGAAATTGTTAAATATTTTCTGATTGAAAACAATTCTAGAATTTAGTGCTTTTTCATCCTCATAAAAATTATTTGTTGTGATTCTGTAATTGGCAAACACATTTAAATTCGTGTTTTTATTTTTTACTAGTTTACTTTGAATATAAAGTGTTTTTCGGTTATTAATTTCAGTAAATTGATTTAATTTTATGCTGTCATTATTTCTGTAATTAAATCCGATTTTTGCAAATATTTTTGTAGAATCTCCAATACCAACATAGCCTTCGTATTCTTTAAAACGATGACTTGTATTGACGAATTGTTTAGTATTTATATCTTTTCGGTTATTCGTTTCAAAGTTAATGAAGGCTCCAAGCCAAACTTTTTTAAGACTATGTTCTGCTTTTACTTTCGCCCTAAAAAAAGAATTATTTTCTAAGATTGATGTGTTTTCAAGCAAACTTCCATTCATAAAAAATGAAGTATTTTTAATATTCAATTTAGATTGAAGTTCGTGTTTTATTCCTTTAAATATATCAGTATAATTTAAGCTGTTGAATCGGTACAAAACAAAATCATCTGTTTTATTTTGTAAACTTAATTCGGATTGAAAAAAGTTTTTCGTAGCGTTATTGGTTAATAAATTCCAATCTCGGTTAAACTCTACAGGTTCCCAACCTTGCTCTGATTGAAAGTTTTGTTGCACAAACTCATGATTAATATTACTTTTTAATTGCCATTTTTTATCAATTAAAATTTGTTGCCAGCTAACTTTTGCGGCTACTGCTTTATTTTGATTATCATCTAAATTTGAAAACAAATTTGCATCATTATTACTAATAGCAATTTCTGAATTAATCTCTGTTTTTTTGGTAGGATTATAATCAGATTGAACTACAAAAATTTGACTTTTTGTAGGCGGAATTAAATTTATAACGGGCTGATAATCTCCTTGATTAATGCCTACAAAGACAAATATATTTCCAATAGCAATGGTTCTATCTAAAATATAATCGCCATTATTTGCACCACGATTTGTAAATGTTACATTGTACAATTCATCTGTTTTAGAGGTAGAATACTCAAAAGTTTCTACCGCTCCATTTGTAACTTTTTTATAGAGTATTTTGTTCTCATTAAATGTATCTAAAAAAGCACTTTCTGCAATCATGGCAGCAGAATTATTGCCTGCATTTGCAAGGATTTGTTTTTGTTCAGTAGATAAAATTTGTTGTAGAGGTTGGTTTTTTGCATCGTTTTCAGAATAGAAATAAGCAGCAATATTCATTTTTTCACTGTCATAAGATACTTCGTTATACGATATAAATCGTGTGTAATTTCTATCTGAATATTGAAACTCAATCCAGATTCTCATATCATTTGTAATCGGGAAAGTCGTATTAAATGAAATTTCACTTAAATTATAGTTAATGGTATAATCTGCATTTTCTCCACGGTTAATTTGAACTCCATTCACGTAAACACTCTCACTGCCTTCAATCATTAAAATAGCGGCTTCATTATTAGCACCATAAATTTTGTAAGGTCCTTGATTTCCTTCGGAGGCTGTAAAATTAAACGTATTAAATTTACCTCTAACAACAGCCCCAGAGGCAGCGACTTTTAAATTGTCATTTATAGTTGCTGCTGCCTCTAAACCAGCAACTTGTTTTGTAAAAGTTAAAAAGTAGCTTTTGTTGTTTTTTAATGAAATATCGCCTGCTTTTACACGCCAATTATCACTAAACATTTCAATGAATATTCTATCAAAATCTGTTATATTTTGAGAGTATCCATTTTCTTGAATCGGAATATTGGTATCAAAAATATTAGCTCTTAATGTAACATCTTTAGATAATTTTCCTGAAATTTCTAAATCCAAAGCAGAATTGGTAACTGCATTTTGATTGTTTCCAGTGGTAATTCCTCTGCTAATAAAACCGCGTGTTTGCAACCCTTCAAAAAGTTTGACATCCGATGCTTTTTTGTTGGTGGTTAAACTGTATAAAACGCCATTGTTTGTGTTGTTGTTTATAATGAGATTTTCATTAAAAGGAGTATATATTTTGGTTATAAAATCGGGAAATCTAAAATATTCAATGGTAATATTTTTATATTTATTAGAATCGATTATTAGCACTGCTTTGCTAAAGTCTACTTTAAATTCGGTTGAAGAAATACGTTTTTTTGAAATATCAAAAAT
Proteins encoded:
- a CDS encoding HIT family protein is translated as MSIFTKIITGEIPSYKLAEDENFIAFLDINPNAKGHTLVVPKIEENKIFDLSKEEYNDLMNFSYRVAKALEEAVPCKRVGMSVIGLEVPHVHVHLIPINAMVDMQFTEKVKLTSDEFVSLAESISGKFE
- a CDS encoding HAMP domain-containing sensor histidine kinase, encoding MKILSNTFLFKRITILVSFVIVTLILWNTFTIFQKFKYEERIRMEILGEAQKELSNANLNSNIALPDKIITTNKSIPLILVDDKGEIIYANNLDSIKSLNPKYLQKQLAIMKVQNQPIEIIYNGKNKQFIYYKNSDLLNKLTYYPLALILILILFLGVIYLFFSSNKAAETNKLWTGMAKETAHQIGTPLSSLLGWIAILKMEKVDETYIHEIEKDVHRLNTIANRFSKIGSTPELKKENIVEITKQAFDYLESRSSKQIAFSFYSSDNNIYTKVNEELFGWVIENLIKNAIDAMLRKGELILTIENTPKKVKITVSDTGKGIPKKLFKQIFKPGFTTKKRGWGLGLSLSKRIVEDYHNGKIFVKKSELGKGTSFQILLDKI
- a CDS encoding flavin reductase family protein gives rise to the protein MLSINPKEISTGKLHGYLLGAIAPRPIAFASTIDADGNPNLSPFSFFNVFGSNPPVLIFSPARRVRDNTTKHTLENSLATKEVVINVVNYDIVQQMSLSSTEYPEGVNEFEKAGFTMLPSDEIKPFRVAESPVQFECKVKDVIFTGNEGGAGNLIVCEVVKIHISEDVLADDGSIDQHKIDLVARAGGSYYTRARDGFFEIPKPIATLGIGVDAIPLEIRNSPILTGNNLGMLGNVEQLPAEDTVNNFGKEHSQFIGLEMVKKHTFAQEYLSKNDVESAWKVLLLK
- a CDS encoding DUF3127 domain-containing protein translates to MEVIGKVKIIGDVQTFGANGFQKRELVVTTDDQYPQMIMIEFVQDKCDLLNNYKVGQDVKVSINLRGREWINPQGEAKYFNSIQGWRIESLSQAAPSNLPPVDQFQPASNVSNEEPDDLPF
- a CDS encoding DUF1456 family protein, encoding MGLSNNDILKKLRVAHKLRDTDIVEICALVDFKVSKGELGALFRNEEHPKYVECGDQILRNFLNGLVIHLRGPMPKKEEKKK
- a CDS encoding YqaA family protein — translated: MPKLKRKKTKKETAKLVHHYYARTGFYLFVWKNLKKAILPITGVILAIFLFNKYLYNINDGLHHFTETFSRFAILITFFISETFLGLIPPEIFIAWSKKTNEPILNLAILATLSYCGGLISYFLGKTTLKIKSLKEYLEVKMRENLKNTRKWGGILILVGALLPLPFSIACIAAGMIKYPFKNVVFFGLFRFVRFAIYAWAIFKVVN
- the aat gene encoding leucyl/phenylalanyl-tRNA--protein transferase — protein: MMWLTDIIVFPDYKFTTKDGIIALGGDLSEERLIYAYKNGIFPWFSEGDPIVWYCPHERMVLFPNEIKVSKSMQKIIHKNKFVITENKAFKEVIYNCKNIDRGDGFGTWITDDMEQAYINLYKRGIAKSIEIWLNNELVGGLYGVEAHNIFCGESMFSKVSNASKLAFIHLVKSNNYELIDCQVYNAHLASLGAREIDRKTFLSILKS
- a CDS encoding DUF3575 domain-containing protein, translated to MKKLVLLFTLFTGSLSYAQQEIKLDIADALVIRSLEFSYESYLTDESSFGISALFNLAKQSTNFRYNENMMITPFYRHYFTTDKQWNFFGEGFLGINSGKKETVEDSGNYDEKYTDGALGVAVGTKYVASGGLVIDLYGGVGRNLFGSNSPVLVPRVGFNIGWRF
- a CDS encoding DUF3575 domain-containing protein, which codes for MKKITFLILLFVSTISLSQENKDRFPQDNNKHHELKLNAFSLIALSSFNVSYEYLINNDSSFGVDLFLTVNMNENSEFPKKFSLTPYYRWFFSEKFAARGFFVEAFGMLNTRKNRDNDGYYDSNGTYVYNSNNTNVTDFALGISVGGKFITRKNFVAEVYLGIGRNLLNEKTNIFETNIISRGGISLGYRF